Proteins encoded together in one Falco peregrinus isolate bFalPer1 chromosome 2, bFalPer1.pri, whole genome shotgun sequence window:
- the LOC101921189 gene encoding myosin-13, whose protein sequence is MSSDAEMAIFGEAAPYLRKPEKERIEAQNRPFDAKAACFVVDDKQMYVKGTIQSREGGKVTVKTYADTTVTVKDDEVFPMNPPKFDKIEDMAMMTHLHEPAVLYNLKERYAAWMIYTYSGLFCVTVNPYKWLPVYNPEVVAGYRGKKRQEAPPHIFSISDNAYQFMLTDQNNQSILITGESGAGKTVNTKRVIQYFATIAVTGEKKKDQQPSKMQGTLEDQIIQANPLLEAFGNAKTVRNDNSSRFGKFIRIHFGITGKLASADIETYLLEKSRVTFQLASERSYHIFYQIMSNKKPELIDLLLISTNPYDFPYVSQGEVTVASIDDSEELLATDSAVDILGFSPDEKVGIYKLTGAVMHYGNMKFKQKQREEQAEPDSTEVADKAGYLMGLNSADLLKALCYPRVKVGNEYVTKGQNVQQVYNSVGALAKSVYEKMFLWMVIRINQQLDTKQPRQYFIGVLDIAGFEIFDFNSLEQLCINFTNEKLQQFFNHHMFVLEQEEYKKEGIEWEFIDFGMDLAACIELIEKPMGIFSILEEECMFPKATDTSFKNKLYDQHLGKSNNFQKPKPAKGKAEAHFSLVHYAGTVDYNISGWLDKNKDPLNETVVGLYQKSSLKLLAFLFSNYAGAETMAGGKKGAKKKGGSFQTVSAVFRENLNKLMTNLRSTHPHFVRCLIPNETKTPGEMDHYLVMHQLRCNGVLEGIRICRKGFPSRILYADFKQRYKILNASAIPEGQFIDSKKASEKLLSSIDVDHNQYRFGHTKVFFKAGLLGLLEEMRDEKLVSLITHTQAMCRGYLMRKEFKKMNERRESIYIIQYNIRAFMNVKHWPWMKLYFKMKPLLKSAESEKEMANMKEEFEKTKEELAKSEAKRKELEEKMVTLLQEKNDLQLQVQSESENLADAEERCEGLIKSKIQLEAKIKILSERIEDEEETNAELVAKKRKLEDECSELKKDIDDLELTLAKVEKEKHATENKVKNLTEEMAALDENISKLTKEKKALQEAHQQTLDDLQVEEDKVSTLTKTKTKLEQQVDDFEGSLEQEKKLRMDLERAKKKLEGDLKIAQDSIMDLENDKQQMDDRLKKKDFEISQLQSKIEDEQAQSSQLQKKIKELQARIEELEEEIEAERAIRAKTEKQRADLSRELEEISERLEEAGGATAAQIEMNKKREAEFQKMRRDLEEATLQHEATAAALRKKHADSTAELGEQIDNLQRVKQKLEKEKSELKMEIDDLASNMESVSKAKSNLEKMCRALEDQFSEVRTKDDEHMRLINDLNTQKTRLQTENGELSRQLEEKESLISQLTRGKHAFTQQTEELKRQVEEENKAKNALAHALQSARHDCDLLREQYEEEQEAKGELQRALSKANSEVAQWRTKYETDAIQRTEELEEAKKKLAQRLQESEEQTEAVNSKCASLEKTKQRLQGEVDDLMIDVERLNAACAAFDKKQKNFDKVLAEWKQKYQDSQADLEAAQKECRSLSTEIFRMKNAYEEMLDQAETVRWENKNLQQEISDLTEQIAESGKAKHGLEKAKKQIEQEKCDLQAALEEAEGSLEHEEGKILRVQLELNQVKSDVDRRNAEKDEEIQQLKRNHQRVLETMQTTLDAEIRSRNDALRLKKKMEGDLNDMEIQLRHANCQVAETQKHLKAVQGQLKDSQLHLDDALRQNDDLKEQLALAERRNNLMATEVEEMQAAMEQTERARKVSEQELTDASERAQLFHSQYTSLLNTKKRLEVDITHLQNEVEDSIQEARNAEEKAKKAITDAAMMAEELKKEQDTSAHLERMKRNLEQTVKDLQLRLDEAEQLALKGGKKQLQKLEARINELENELDAEQKRGIESLKGARKYERRLKELTYQSEEDKKNILRLQDLVDKLQLKVKAYKKRAEEAEEQANTNLSQCRKTQYKLEEAEERADIAECQVNKLRAKSRDIEGQRETEKTGERH, encoded by the exons ATGAGTTCAGATGCAGAGATGGCAATCTTTGGAGAAGCTGCTCCCTATTTACGGAAGCCTGAGAAGGAGAGAATTGAAGCCCAGAATCGCCCGTTTGATGCTAAGGCAGCCTGTTTTGTGGTGGATGACAAGCAAATGTATGTGAAAGGTACCATACAGAGTAGAGAAGGTGGCAAAGTCACAGTCAAAACCTATGCTGATACA ACTGTGACTGTAAAGGATGATGAAGTCTTTCCCATGAACCCTCCCAAATTTGATAAAATCGAGGACATGGCCATGATGACCCACCTCCACGAGCCCGCTGTGCTGTACAACCTCAAAGAGCGTTACGCAGCCTGGATGATCTAC ACCTACTCGGGGCTCTTCTGCGTCACTGTCAACCCCTACAAGTGGCTGCCGGTGTACAACCCGGAGGTGGTGGCTGGCTACCGTGGCAAGAAGCGCCAGGAGGCCCCTCCACACATCTTCTCCATCTCGGACAATGCCTATCAGTTCATGCTGACTG ATCAGAACAATCAGTCAATCCTTATCAC cGGAGAATCCGGTGCTGGGAAGACTGTGAATACAAAGCGTGTCATCCAGTACTTTGCAACAATTGCAGTTACTGGTGAGAAGAAGAAAGACCAACAGCCTAGCAAAATGCAG GGAACTCTGGAGGATCAGATCATCCAGGCCAACCCACTGCTGGAGGCCTTTGGAAACGCCAAGACCGTGAGGAACGACAACTCCTCACGCTTT GGAAAATTCATCCGGATTCACTTTGGAATAACTGGCAAGCTGGCCTCTGCGGATATCGAAACCT ATCTCCTGGAGAAATCGAGAGTGACTTTCCAGTTGGCCAGTGAAAGGAGCTATCATATTTTTTATCAGATAATGTCCAACAAGAAGCCAGAGCTCATTG ATCTCCTCCTTATCTCCACCAACCCCTACGACTTCCCCTACGTGAGCCAAGGAGAAGTCACTGTTGCCAGCATCGACGACAGCGAGGAGCTGCTGGCAACGGAC AGCGCTGTGGACATCCTGGGCTTCAGCCCTGATGAGAAAGTGGGGATATACAAGCTGACAGGGGCCGTCATGCATTATGGAAACATGAAGTTCAAGCAGAAGCAGcgggaggagcaggcagagccggACAGTACAGAAG TGGCTGACAAAGCTGGCTATTTGATGGGTCTGAATTCTGCTGATTTGCTCAAGGCTTTATGCTATCCCCGGGTGAAAGTTGGGAATGAATATGTAACCAAAGGACAAAATGTCCAACAG GTATACAATTCAGTGGGTGCATTGGCTAAATCAGTCTATGAAAAGATGTTCCTATGGATGGTTATTCGAATCAACCAACAGCTGGATACGAAGCAGCCCAGACAGTACTTCATTGGTGTCCTGGACATTGCTGGCTTTGAAATTTTTGAT ttcaacagcctggagcagctgtgcaTCAACTTCACCAATGAGAAACTGCAACAGTTCTTCAACCACCACATGTtcgtgctggagcaggaggagtaCAAGAAGGAAGGAATTGAATGGGAGTTCATTGACTTTGGGATGGACCTGGCTGCCTGCATTGAGCTCATTGAGAAG CCCATGGGCATCTTCTCCATCCTGGAAGAGGAGTGCATGTTCCCCAAGGCAACTGACACCTCTTTCAAGAACAAGCTCTATGACCAGCACCTGGGCAAGTCCAACAACTTCCAGAAGCCCAAGCCTGCCAAAGGCAAGGCTGAGGCCCACTTCTCCCTGGTGCACTATGCTGGCACGGTGGACTACAACATCTCTGGCTGGCTTGACAAGAACAAGGACCCCCTGAATGAAACTGTTGTGGGCTTGTACCAGAAATCATCCCTGAAGCTGCTGGCCTTCCTTTTCTCTAACTATGCTGGTGCAGAAACAA TGGCGGGTGGCAAGAAAGGTGCTAAGAAGAAGGGAGGCTCTTTCCAGACAGTGTCTGCTGTGTTCAGG GAAAATCTGAACAAGTTGATGACTAACCTGAGAAGTACCCATCCTCACTTTGTGCGTTGCCTGATTCCTAATGAGACCAAGACACCTG GTGAAATGGACCATTACCTGGTGATGCATCAGCTGCGGTGCAATGGGGTTCTAGAAGGCATCCGAATTTGCAGGAAGGGGTTTCCAAGCAGAATCCTTTATGCAGACTTTAAGCAACG GTACAAGATTCTCAATGCCTCAGCCATTCCAGAAGGCCAGTTCATTGACAGCAAAAAGGCTTCAGAAAAGCTTCTTTCCTCCATTGATGTTGACCACAACCAATACAGATTTGGCCACACCAAG GTGTTCTTCAAGGCAGGTCTCCTGGGACTCCTAGAAGAGATGAGAGATGAGAAGCTTGTTAGCCTCATCACTCATACACAAGCTATGTGCAGAGGGTACCTCATGAGAAAAGAGTTTAAGAAGATGAATGAAAGAag aGAATCCATTTATATCATCCAATACAATATTCGCGCATTCATGAACGTGAAGCACTGGCCCTGGATGAAGCTGTATTTCAAGATGAAGCCCTTGCTGAAGAGTGCAGAGTCTGAGAAGGAGATGGCCAACATGAAGGAAGAGTTTGAGAAAACCAAGGAAGAGCTCGCAAAGTCTGaggcaaaaaggaaagagctgGAAGAGAAAATGGTAACCCTGTTGCAAGAGAAAAATGACCTGCAGCTTCAGGTTCAATCT GAGAGCGAAAATCTAGCTGATGCTGAAGAGAGATGTGAAGGACTCATCAAAAGTAAAATCCAGCTggaagctaaaataaaaatactgagtGAAAGAATAGAGGATGAAGAGGAGACAAATGCTGAACTGGTAGCGAAGAAGAGGAAACTTGAAGACGAGTGCTCTGAGCTGAAGAAAGATATTGATGATCTTGAACTGACTCTGGCCAAAGTGGAAAAGGAGAAGCATGCAACAGAGAATAAG GTTAAGAATCTTACTGAAGAGATGGCAGCTCtggatgaaaatatttctaaactCACTAAGGAGAAAAAGGCCCTCCAGGAAGCCCACCAGCAGACACTGGATGACTTGCAAGTTGAGGAAGACAAAGTCAGCACACTCACCAAAACCAAGACCAAACTGGAGCAGCAAGTAGATGAt TTTGAAGGATCTCTAGAACAAGAGAAGAAACTACGAATGGACCTtgagagagcaaagaaaaaactggAGGGAGATCTGAAAATAGCTCAGGATTCCATAATGGATCTGGAAAATGACAAGCAACAGATGGATGACAGGCTAAAAAA AAAGGATTTTGAAATTAGCCAGTTGCAAAGTAAAATCGAAGATGAGCAGGCTCAAAGTTCtcagctgcaaaagaaaattaaggagCTTCAG GCTCGAATAGAGGAATTGGAGGAAGAAATTGAGGCTGAACGTGCAATCCGTGCAAAGACTGAGAAGCAGCGAGCTGACCTGTCGAGGGAGCTAGAGGAGATCAGCGAGCGCCTGGAAGAAGCCGGAGGGGCTACCGCCGCTCAGATTGAGATGAACAAGAAGCGCGAGGCAGAATTTCAGAAGATGCGTCGCGACCTGGAGGAGGCCACGCTGCAGCACGAAGCCACGGCTGCGGCCCTGCGCAAGAAGCACGCGGACAGCACCGCTGAGCTTGGGGAGCAGATCGACAACCTGCAGCGAgtgaagcagaagctggagaaggagaagagtGAGCTCAAGATGGAGATTGACGACTTGGCCAGTAACATGGAGTCTGTCTCCAAAGCCAAG AGCAACCTGGAAAAGATGTGCCGAGCTCTTGAAGACCAGTTCAGCGAAGTCAGAACCAAAGATGATGAACACATGAGATTAATTAACGATctgaacacacagaaaacacGTCTACAGACTGAGAATG GTGAACTTTCTCGGCAACTGGAGGAGAAGGAGTCCTTGATTTCTCAGCTGACTCGAGGCAAACATGCTTTCACTCAGCAGACTGAAGAACTGAAGAGGCAagtagaggaagaaaataag GCCAAGAACGCGCTGGCCCACGCCTTGCAGTCTGCTCGCCACGACTGTGACCTGCTGCGGGAGCAATACgaggaggagcaggaagccAAGGGGGAGCTGCAGCGCGCCCTGTCCAAGGCCAACAGCGAAGTGGCCCAGTGGAGAACCAAATACGAGACGGACGCTATTCAGCGCacggaggagctggaggaggccaA AAAGAAGCTGGCTCAGCGCCTGCAGGAGTCAGAGGAGCAGACTGAGGCTGTCAACTCGAAGTGTGCTTCACTGGAGAAGacaaagcagaggctgcagggcGAAGTGGATGACCTCATGATTGATGTGGAGAGGTTGAACGCAGCTTGTGCGGCATTtgataaaaagcagaagaatttcGACAAG GTCCTGGCTGAATGGAAACAGAAGTACCAGGACAGTCAGGCTGATTTGGAAGCTGCCCAGAAGGAGTGTCGCTCTCTCAGCACTGAGATCTTCCGGATGAAGAATGCCTATGAAGAAATGCTTGACCAGGCTGAGACTGTCAGATGGGAAAACAAGAACCTCCAGC agGAAATTTCTGATCTGACCGAACAGATAGCTGAATCTGGAAAAGCTAAACATGgactggagaaagcaaagaagcaaATTGAGCAAGAAAAGTGTGACCTTCAAGCAGCATTAGAAGAAGCAGAG GGCTCTTTAGAGCACGAAGAGGGAAAAATCTTACGCGttcagctggagctgaaccAGGTGAAGTCAGATGTTGACAGAAGGAACGCAGAGAAAGATGAGGAAATTCAACAGCTGAAAAGGAATCACCAGAGGGTATTAGAGACTATGCAGACCACACTGGATGCTGAGATCAGAAGCAGAAATGACGCATTGAGGCTAAAAAAGAAGATGGAGGGAGATCTGAATGACATGGAAATACAGCTGAGGCATGCCAACTGTCAGGTGGCAGAGACACAGAAGCACCTCAAAGCTGTGCAAGGGCAACTCAAG GACTCCCAACTCCATTTGGATGATGCTTTGAGACAGAATGATGACCTGAAGGAGCAGCTTGCCCTGGCAGAGCGTAGGAACAATCTGATGGCAACAGAAGTGGAGGAGATGCAAGCTGCTATGGAGCAGACAGAGCGAGCCCGTAAAGTTTCTGAGCAGGAGCTGACAGATGCCAGCGAGCGAGCACAGCTCTTCCACTCGCAG TACACAAGCCTTCTCAACACCAAGAAGAGACTGGAAGTGGACATTACTCATTTACAGAACGAGGTCGAAGACAGCATTCAGGAAGCCAGAAAtgcagaggagaaagcaaagaaagcgATCACAGAC GCAGCCATGAtggcagaagagctgaagaagGAGCAGGACACCAGCGCCCACCTGGAGAGGATGAAGAGGAATCTGGAACAGACAGTGAAGGACCTGCAGCTCCGACTGGATGAAGCCGAGCAGCTGGCTCTGAAGGGTGGAAAGAAGCAGCTCCAGAAACTAGAGGCGAGG ATTAATGAGTTAGAAAATGAGCTTGATGCCGAGCAGAAAAGAGGAATAGAGTCGCTGAAAGGTGCTCGCAAGTACGAACGAAGGCTGAAGGAGCTCACTTACCAG TCTGAAGAggataagaaaaatattcttcgGCTCCAGGACCTGGTAGACAAGCTGCAATTAAAAGTGAAAGCATACAAGAAGCGGGCTGAGGAAGCT GAGGAACAGGCAAACACTAACCTCTCACAGTGCCGCAAGACCCAGTACAAGCTGGAAGAGGCTGAGGAACGAGCTGATATTGCTGAATGCCAGGTTAACAAGTTGCGAGCCAAAAGCCGTGACATTGAAGGACAG